A genomic stretch from Clavelina lepadiformis chromosome 5, kaClaLepa1.1, whole genome shotgun sequence includes:
- the LOC143458861 gene encoding protein stum homolog isoform X2: protein MMTSNQQFSYDAAGNPNYGNQPPSYEVSQIGQTAPPQTYVTQTTVTTEKKPNGMRNAIPELPIALAIVLCIVNFLLPGIGTIIAGFSVLCCGNVGQSGGGRFGTFCINFWVGIAQLLLLGFFFLGWVWSIMWGVAFIAIATEAKNRQRTVTTTTTTTVAPHMSQPRPLATFQPATNFVPPNKPPV, encoded by the exons atgatgacgtcaaaccAGCAGTTCTCCTATGATGCGGCCGGAAATCCAAATTATGGG AATCAACCACCGAGTTACGAAGTTAGTCAAATCGGACAAACAGCTCCACCACAGACCTACGTCACACAAACGACTGTGACGACAGAAAAAAAGCCTAATGGGATGAGAAATGCCATTCCAGAACTACCGATAGCTCTTGCTATTGTTCTTTGCATCGTAAATTTTTTACTACCTGGAATAG GCACCATCATCGCCGGGTTCAGCGTTCTTTGCTGCGGCAACGTCGGACAGTCCGGGGGTGGAAGGTTCGGGACTTTCTGCATAAACTTCTGGGTCGGAATTGCCCAGCTTCTGTTACTTGGTTTCTTTTTCCTCGGTTGGGTTTGGAGCATTATGTGGGGAGTAGCGTTCATAGCGATCGCCA CTGAAGCGAAAAATCGACAACGCACCGTTACCACGACAACTACAACAACAGTGGCGCCACACATGAGCCAGCCGAGGCCACTCGCCACATTCCAACCTGCCACCAACTTCGTGCCGCCGAATAAACCTCCGGTGTAA
- the LOC143458861 gene encoding protein stum homolog isoform X1, whose translation MMTSNQQFSYDAAGNPNYGQNQPPSYEVSQIGQTAPPQTYVTQTTVTTEKKPNGMRNAIPELPIALAIVLCIVNFLLPGIGTIIAGFSVLCCGNVGQSGGGRFGTFCINFWVGIAQLLLLGFFFLGWVWSIMWGVAFIAIATEAKNRQRTVTTTTTTTVAPHMSQPRPLATFQPATNFVPPNKPPV comes from the exons atgatgacgtcaaaccAGCAGTTCTCCTATGATGCGGCCGGAAATCCAAATTATGGG CAGAATCAACCACCGAGTTACGAAGTTAGTCAAATCGGACAAACAGCTCCACCACAGACCTACGTCACACAAACGACTGTGACGACAGAAAAAAAGCCTAATGGGATGAGAAATGCCATTCCAGAACTACCGATAGCTCTTGCTATTGTTCTTTGCATCGTAAATTTTTTACTACCTGGAATAG GCACCATCATCGCCGGGTTCAGCGTTCTTTGCTGCGGCAACGTCGGACAGTCCGGGGGTGGAAGGTTCGGGACTTTCTGCATAAACTTCTGGGTCGGAATTGCCCAGCTTCTGTTACTTGGTTTCTTTTTCCTCGGTTGGGTTTGGAGCATTATGTGGGGAGTAGCGTTCATAGCGATCGCCA CTGAAGCGAAAAATCGACAACGCACCGTTACCACGACAACTACAACAACAGTGGCGCCACACATGAGCCAGCCGAGGCCACTCGCCACATTCCAACCTGCCACCAACTTCGTGCCGCCGAATAAACCTCCGGTGTAA